From a single Arachis hypogaea cultivar Tifrunner chromosome 3, arahy.Tifrunner.gnm2.J5K5, whole genome shotgun sequence genomic region:
- the LOC112789418 gene encoding uncharacterized protein translates to MANALKSGGGAVLLSSLSSFFSATSSTHRSLISSATRFRRNQFPLFSISSSSSVTRRWSRTPSGFPSFCTLSSSSSSETVAEPTTASNDGNGEGTEKNDNNSAKDAAGLLDIRVGQIVKAWKHEEADSLYVEEVDIGEPEPRIICSGLVNYVPLEQLQGKKVIVLSNLKPRNMRGVKSCGMLMAASDAKHENVELLFPPEDAILGERIWFGSEDEKDNQPAAGTPNQIQKKKIWETVQPHLKTDDSCVAMLGVDIMHTSAGSVACQSLKNANIS, encoded by the exons ATGGCGAATGCGCTAAAGAGTGGTGGTGGAGCTGTTCTGCTCTCATCACTCTCCTCCTTCTTCTCAGCTACATCTTCAACTCACCGCTCCCTCATTTCCAGCGCCACGCGCTTCCGTCGCAACCAGTTCCCTCTTTTCTccatttcttcatcatcatcagtaaCAAGAAGATGGAGCAGAACCCCATCTGGGTTCCCTTCATTTTGcacactttcttcttcttcttcttctgaaacagTGGCGGAACCCACAACGGCATCCAATGATGGTAATGGTGAAGGCACTGAGAAGAACGATAATAATAGTGCTAAAGATGCGGCGGGGTTACTTGATATAAGGGTTGGTCAAATTGTGAAAGCGTGGAAGCATGAAGAAGCTGATTCTCTTTATgtggaagaggttgatattggtGAGCCTGAACCCAGAATCATATGTAGTGGTCTTGTCAACTATGTCCCTCTTGAACAACTTCAG GGCAAAAAGGTTATTGTTCTTTCAAATCTGAAACCAAGGAATATGCGTGGTGTCAAGTCTTGTGGAATGCTCATGGCTGCTTCTGATGCAAAGCATGAGAATGTTGAACTTCTGTTCCCTCCGGAGGATGCAATCCTTGGTGAAAGAATATGGTTCGGATCAGAGGATGAAAAGGATAATCAACCTGCTGCTGGCACTCCCAATCAG ATtcaaaagaagaagatatgggaAACAGTGCAGCCTCATCTAAAGACAGATGATTCTTGTGTTGCAATGCTGGGGGTGGATATCATGCATACATCTGCAGGTTCAGTGGCATGCCAATCATTGAAGAATGCAAATATCTCCTAA
- the LOC112789420 gene encoding uncharacterized protein isoform X2, producing the protein MGKPKLLETRCSPCYIAALFQDLETNQAQAKLDEIEEIGFGFLKLVPKWNVKQGIMAMLANAYDIETSTLRVADGVIRIGAELFERLFGIPPGVDDFPPFDASNADHVSTRRRFHRLNTIQLRQFVNQCTLDTEDDRIEFRRHFILLVLKMFLCPTVQHVISPWHIDTILDVSDPGRFRWPLHIFKSLEQAIRKYQCKKNKSCEGCMFALLVLYFHKLKHGDLNNCQEPQSWLSGWTAKELSAMAATIQPEAFNVPGGNDGVVLEGAVEEHTMGAGLNKEDTNHTVSPDGCKKGSDRREGDSDDDDEEPIAKRLRPRNDLKRTPKSCSIVGETRRTSKKERTKNQKGSDMKAEVISGSVIRNDKAIAFDEDDEDNQPIGKIIHIKTQKSKPPQQKGTAGENIATSLPKTSKNPTERYDAEPKTPSAAMIDYSGTLTSYRSKIRSAKGYGQKLSDVTHCEPLASTRYKQLFQKGPQSAHRVHHAHHSHLG; encoded by the exons ATGGGAAAGCCg AAATTACTAGAGACACGATGTTCACCGTGCTACATCGCAGCTCTGTTCCAAGATCTGGAAACTAACCAAGCGCAAGCAAAGCTAGAtgagatagaagaaattggttttggtttCCTTAAGCTAGTACCAAAGTGGAATGTTAAACAAGGGATAATGGCGATGCTGGCCAATGCTTACGACATTGAAACAAGCACCTTGAGAGTAGCTGATGGAGTTATCCGCATTGGGGCTGAGCTGTTCGAACGTCTGTTCGGAATTCCGCCCGGTG TTGATGACTTCCCCCCGTTCGACGCTAGTAATGCCGACCATGTATCGACACGAAGAAGATTTCACCGGTTAAATACTATACAGTTGAGACAGTTTGTTAACCAGTGCACTTTGGATACTGAAGATGACAGGATTGAGTTTAGGAGGCATTTCATCCTGCTCGTGCTGAAGATGTTTCTGTGTCCGACTGTGCAACACGTCATCTCGCCGTGGCACATCGATACAATTCTTGATGTATCTGATCCCGGGAGATTCCGCTGGCCGTTGCATATTTTCAAGTCATTAGAACAAGCAATTAGGAAGTACCAATGTAAAAAAAACAAGTCTTGCGAGGGCTGCATGTTTGCCTTGCTG GTGTTGTACTTCCATAAGCTAAAGCATGGTGATCTCAATAATTGTCAAGAACCTCAGTCGTGGCTTTCTGGATGGACTGCCAAGGAGCTTAGTGCCATGGCAGCAACTATTCAACCCGAG GCTTTTAACGTACCCGGAGGAAACGATGGTGTGGTCCTCGAAGGTGCCGTAGAGGAGCACACAATGGGCGCAGGTCTTAACAAAGAAGACACTAACCACACAGTGAGTCCTGATGGGTGCAAAAAA GGATCTGACCGCAGAGAGGGTGATAGCGATGACGATGACGAAGAGCCCATTGCGAAGAGACTACGTCCTAGGAATGATTTGAAGAGGACACCGAAATCTTGTTCGATAGTAGGAGAGACCAGGAGGACGAGCAAGAAagagagaacaaagaaccaaaaa GGATCCGACATGAAGGCAGAAGTTATTAGCGGCTCAGTGATAAGAAATGATAAAGCAATTGCTTTCGACGAGGATGATGAGGATAACCAACCCATTGGCAAGATAATCCACATCAAAACCCAGAAAAGCAAACCACCACAGCAAAAAGGGACAGCAGGGGAGAACATCGCAACAAGCCTCCCgaaaacatcaaagaacccaaccGAGAGGTATGACGCTGAACCAAAAACTCCGTCAGCTGCAATGATTGACTATTCAG GCACCCTGACATCCTATCGCAGCAAGATCCGGAGTGCGAAAGGCTATGGACAGAAATTGAGCGATGTTACCCATTGCGAGCCATTAGCATCAACCCGATACAAACAATTATTCCAAAAGGGTCCTCAGTCCGCACACCGAGTCCACCACGCCCATCATTCTCACTTGGGATGA
- the LOC112789417 gene encoding polyamine oxidase 1, giving the protein MDSHSPSSVIIVGAGVSGISAAKVLAENGIHDLLILEASDRIGGRIRKETFGGVSVELGAGWIAGVGGKESNPVWELAAKSGLRTFFSDYSNARYNIYDRSGKIFPSGIATDSYQKAVDSAIQNLRNQEAESVGDHSSTSKVTEPPSTPIELAIDFILHDFEMAEVEPISTFTEFGEREYLVADARGYEYLLYKMAEEFLHTSEGRILDNRLKLNQVVRGIQQSRSGVRVVTEDGRFYEANYVVLSVSIGVLQSDFISFNPPLPRWKSEAITKCEVMVYTKIFLQFPYKFWPGCPEKEFFIYAHDRRGYYTFWQHMESAYPGSNILVVTLTNGESKRVEAQPDTDTLREAMVVLRDMFGPDIPDAIDILVPRWWNNRFQRGSYSNYPIISDPQVFYDIKAPVGRIFFTGEHTSERFNGYVHGAYLAGIDTSRAVLEEMRKEKETEDGSQTQLQEPLLALTESLTMSQSDTVSNLHKCDIPTQLYLGGKRGITEAIL; this is encoded by the exons atgGACTCTCACTCTCCCTCCTCCGTTATCATTGTCGGTGCCGGCGTCTCTG GTATTTCAGCCGCCAAGGTGCTAGCTGAGAACGGCATCCACGACCTCTTGATCCTCGAAGCTTCCGACCGAATCGGCGGCAGAATCCGGAAGGAAACCTTCGGTGGCGTCTCCGTCGAGCTCGGCGCCGGATGGATTGCCGGCGTCGGCGGTAAAGAGTCGAATCCTGTTTGGGAGCTTGCCGCCAAATCAGGCCTCCGAACCTTCTTCTCCGACTACAGCAATGCGCGATACAACATCTACGATCGCAG TGGGAAGATATTTCCGAGTGGAATTGCTACCGACTCGTACCAAAAAGCCGTGGACTCGGCGATTCAGAACTTGAGGAACCAGGAAGCGGAAAGCGTTGGCGATCATAGCTCCACGTCCAAAGTTACGGAACCACCTTC GACGCCAATTGAGCTGGCCATTGATTTCATCCTCCATGATTTTGAAATGGCAG AGGTGGAACCAATATCTACCTTCACAGAATTTGGGGAGAGGGAATATTTGGTGGCGGATGCAAGAGGGTATGAATATTTGCTATACAAAATGGCAGAAGAGTTCCTCCATACATCAGAGGGTAGAATTTTGGACAATCGTCTCAAACTCAACCAG GTCGTCAGGGGAATACAGCAATCGAGAAGTGGGGTTAGAGTGGTGACAGAGGATGGTCGCTTTTACGAAGCTAATTACGTAGTTCTTTCCGTTAGCATCGGCGTTCTGCAAAGCGACTTCATTTCCTTCAATCCACCCTTGCCC AGATGGAAATCGGAAGCCATCACGAAATGTGAAGTTATGGTTTACACAAAAATCTTTCTGCAATTTCCATATAAGTTCTGGCCAGGTTGTCCCGAAAAGGAATTTTTCATCTATGCACACGATCGGAGAGGCTACTACACATTTTGGCAG CACATGGAGAGCGCATACCCTGGTTCCAATATCTTGGTTGTGACACTGACAAATGGGGAATCTAAACGTGTGGAAGCTCAACCTGATACAGACACTTTGAGAGAAGCTATGGTGGTACTGAGGGATATGTTTGGGCCAGACATACCTGATGCCATAGATATACTTGTTCCACGCTGGTGGAATAACAGGTTCCAACGTGGAAGCTATAGTAACTATCCTATTATCTCTGATCCCCAAGTTTTCTACGATATCAAG GCCCCAGTAGGCCGCATTTTCTTTACTGGAGAGCATACGAGTGAAAGATTTAATGGCTACGTACATGGTGCATACCTCGCAG GTATTGACACCAGCAGAGCGGTATTAGAAGAAatgagaaaggagaaggaaacagAAGATGGGAGCCAAACTCAATTACAAGAGCCATTGCTAGCACTAACAGAGTCATTAACAATGTCACAATCAGACACGGTCTCAAATCTCCACAAATGCGACATTCCAACACAGTTATATCTCGGTGGCAAACGTGGGATCACAGAAGCCATATTATGA
- the LOC112789420 gene encoding uncharacterized protein isoform X1, translating into MGKPKLLETRCSPCYIAALFQDLETNQAQAKLDEIEEIGFGFLKLVPKWNVKQGIMAMLANAYDIETSTLRVADGVIRIGAELFERLFGIPPGVDDFPPFDASNADHVSTRRRFHRLNTIQLRQFVNQCTLDTEDDRIEFRRHFILLVLKMFLCPTVQHVISPWHIDTILDVSDPGRFRWPLHIFKSLEQAIRKYQCKKNKSCEGCMFALLVLYFHKLKHGDLNNCQEPQSWLSGWTAKELSAMAATIQPEAFNVPGGNDGVVLEGAVEEHTMGAGLNKEDTNHTVSPDGCKKGSDRREGDSDDDDEEPIAKRLRPRNDLKRTPKSCSIVGETRRTSKKERTKNQKGSDMKAEVISGSVIRNDKAIAFDEDDEDNQPIGKIIHIKTQKSKPPQQKGTAGENIATSLPKTSKNPTERYDAEPKTPSAAMIDYSGIQEYSSEFFDMHPDILSQQDPECERLWTEIERCYPLRAISINPIQTIIPKGSSVRTPSPPRPSFSLGMTQLFKTPTPSPLDSFIRY; encoded by the exons ATGGGAAAGCCg AAATTACTAGAGACACGATGTTCACCGTGCTACATCGCAGCTCTGTTCCAAGATCTGGAAACTAACCAAGCGCAAGCAAAGCTAGAtgagatagaagaaattggttttggtttCCTTAAGCTAGTACCAAAGTGGAATGTTAAACAAGGGATAATGGCGATGCTGGCCAATGCTTACGACATTGAAACAAGCACCTTGAGAGTAGCTGATGGAGTTATCCGCATTGGGGCTGAGCTGTTCGAACGTCTGTTCGGAATTCCGCCCGGTG TTGATGACTTCCCCCCGTTCGACGCTAGTAATGCCGACCATGTATCGACACGAAGAAGATTTCACCGGTTAAATACTATACAGTTGAGACAGTTTGTTAACCAGTGCACTTTGGATACTGAAGATGACAGGATTGAGTTTAGGAGGCATTTCATCCTGCTCGTGCTGAAGATGTTTCTGTGTCCGACTGTGCAACACGTCATCTCGCCGTGGCACATCGATACAATTCTTGATGTATCTGATCCCGGGAGATTCCGCTGGCCGTTGCATATTTTCAAGTCATTAGAACAAGCAATTAGGAAGTACCAATGTAAAAAAAACAAGTCTTGCGAGGGCTGCATGTTTGCCTTGCTG GTGTTGTACTTCCATAAGCTAAAGCATGGTGATCTCAATAATTGTCAAGAACCTCAGTCGTGGCTTTCTGGATGGACTGCCAAGGAGCTTAGTGCCATGGCAGCAACTATTCAACCCGAG GCTTTTAACGTACCCGGAGGAAACGATGGTGTGGTCCTCGAAGGTGCCGTAGAGGAGCACACAATGGGCGCAGGTCTTAACAAAGAAGACACTAACCACACAGTGAGTCCTGATGGGTGCAAAAAA GGATCTGACCGCAGAGAGGGTGATAGCGATGACGATGACGAAGAGCCCATTGCGAAGAGACTACGTCCTAGGAATGATTTGAAGAGGACACCGAAATCTTGTTCGATAGTAGGAGAGACCAGGAGGACGAGCAAGAAagagagaacaaagaaccaaaaa GGATCCGACATGAAGGCAGAAGTTATTAGCGGCTCAGTGATAAGAAATGATAAAGCAATTGCTTTCGACGAGGATGATGAGGATAACCAACCCATTGGCAAGATAATCCACATCAAAACCCAGAAAAGCAAACCACCACAGCAAAAAGGGACAGCAGGGGAGAACATCGCAACAAGCCTCCCgaaaacatcaaagaacccaaccGAGAGGTATGACGCTGAACCAAAAACTCCGTCAGCTGCAATGATTGACTATTCAGGTATTCAGGAATATTCAAGTGAATTTTTTGACAT GCACCCTGACATCCTATCGCAGCAAGATCCGGAGTGCGAAAGGCTATGGACAGAAATTGAGCGATGTTACCCATTGCGAGCCATTAGCATCAACCCGATACAAACAATTATTCCAAAAGGGTCCTCAGTCCGCACACCGAGTCCACCACGCCCATCATTCTCACTTGGGATGACGCAGCTCTTCAAAACACCCACACCATCCCCCCTCGACTCATTCATCCGTTACTAA
- the LOC112772717 gene encoding protein FAR1-RELATED SEQUENCE 6-like: protein MSMEQAICEGASYGIAYDDSDQYNSCDVNVPSLSEDDTHVDKGKESGSVIEVVDDAMAVIHELPDHTGIPLDEIPYVGLRFVSLQQAQEFYTNYAKKVGFVTRIRNTNFDKTRKDSKIPVNQSLHCSREGYRESRVKAATRVKRITTAGCKARMYVMLDRQKDNWMVSKLELKHTHPCSAKQVVHYTEYRELTMHAKCVIQNNDEAGIRPNKTYLALANEVGGSSNLGYSEKDVRNFITSNLRFDVDEANQFKSALWVDARCRASYEYYGDVLAFGNLGWIYYKHGLSFASFVGVNHHGKSTLLGCALMGNEKIHCFEWVFKQWLRCMGSPPQAIITDQCKSMFGAIKNVLPDTRHRWCIWHIMKKIPHKLGGYARYKEIDDIMHGTVWNARSVESFEKDWAAFIVEFNLERNRWLSGSFYFCAFIFLFDSGFVMESLYGDYKFVSVGYVDLYDERRMWVPIYFQGEFWAGMRSTQRSESMHAFYGGYLHCKNGLVQFVHEYDNVLGNKEQKELEDDAADSKGVVPCSSSTTIERQFQREYTTSKFREVQQEFRKKGDCLVKGAIHEGDLFRVIMKEQYMLYGEPRSWNNIVEFDPSTHKIRCECNMFASRGIICCHCLAVYFYYGVDRVPSCYVLPRWSKNVQRKHTFIKSSHDEKRSDESHSLFRRLCTHFFNVAQEFVTCEEEAAMLHLGLDELRAKLVDYRANLGSRSVPNTDNNMVTQSDPACVAIEILGPSKVATKGRPRLKRRGSELDTSIKRSMRRKKNNPHQENNGAINPNIVAVPALSTNESHGNGGFLSLLHSFRHS from the exons ATGTCGATGGAACAAGCAATTTGTGAAGGCGCATCGTACGGCATAGCATATGATGATAGTGATCAGTATAATTCTTGCGACGTCAATGTTCCATCGCTTAGTGAAGATGACACACATGTGGACAAG GGGAAAGAATCTGGAAGCGTTATTGAAGTAGTGGATGATGCAATGGCAGTGATTCATGAG TTACCCGATCACACTGGAATTCCATTAGATGAAATCCCGTACGTAGGATTGAGATTTGTTTCCTTGCAGCAAGCACAAGAGTTCTACACTAATTATGCAAAGAAAGTTGGCTTCGTGACCAGGATTAGGAATACTAACTTTGACAAGACCAGGAAGGATTCAAAGATACCCGTTAACCAATCGTTACACTGTAGTCGTGAAGGTTATCGGGAATCTCGAGTGAAGGCAGCAACTCGGGTGAAGAGAATAACAACAGCCGGTTGCAAAGCAAGGATGTACGTCATGCTTGATAGGCAGAAGGATAATTGGATGGTCTCCAAACTAGAACTGAAGCACACCCACCCGTGTTCTGCCAAACAAGTTGTGCACTATACTGAGTACAGGGAACTGACCATGCATGCCAAGTGTGTGATTCAGAACAACGATGAGGCTGGCATACGGCCCAACAAGACTTATCTTGCACTAGCAAACGAAGTTGGTGGCTCGTCGAATTTGGGTTACTCAGAAAAGGATGTGAGGAACTTCATTACAAGCAATTTGCGCT ttgATGTAGACGAAGCTAACCAGTTTAAAAGTGCGCTCTGGGTAGATGCAAGATGCAGGGCTTCCTATGAATATTATGGTGATGTG CTTGCTTTTGGTAATCTTGGTTGGATTTATTACAAGCACGGACTTTCATTTGCATCTTTTGTTGGCGTTAACCATCATGGCAAGTCCACTCTGCTCGGATGTGCTTTGATGGGAAATGAGAAAATTCATTGCTTCGAGTGGGTCTTTAAGCAATGGTTAAGGTGCATGGGATCTCCCCCACAGGCCATAATCACGGACCAGTGCAAATCCATGTTTGGTGCTATCAAGAATGTCCTTCCAGATACTCGCCACCGATGGTGCATATGGCACATAATGAAGAAGATACCGCATAAGCTCGGAGGATATGCTCGATATAAAGAAATAGATGATATAATGCATGGCACTGTTTGGAATGCCAGGTCTGTGGAATCTTTCGAAAAGGATTGGGCTGCATTCATTGTTGAGTTTAACTTGGAGCGAAATAGATGGCTATCAGGTTCGTtctatttttgtgcttttatATTCCTCTTTGATAGTGGGTTTGTTATGGAATCTCTGTATGGTGATTATAAATTTGTTTCTGTTGGTTATGTAGACCTTTATGACGAACGTCGAATGTGGGTTCCAATTTATTTTCAAGGTGAATTTTGGGCAGGTATGAGAAGTACTCAACGGAGTGAGAGCATGCACGCTTTTTACGGTGGTTACTTGCATTGCAAGAATGGACTGGTTCAGTTCGTGCATGAGTATGACAACGTGCTTGGGAACAAGGAGCAAAAGGAACTGGAAGATGATGCTGCAGACTCTAAAGGAGTTGTTCCTTGTTCATCGAGTACTACAATTGAAAGACAATTTCAGCGTGAATACACAACCTCTAAGTTTAGGGAAGTACAACAGGAATTCAGGAAAAAAGGGGATTGTTTAGTAAAAGGTGCGATTCACGAGGGTGATTTATTTCGTGTAATCATGAAAGAGCAATACATGTTATATGGGGAACCTAGGTCCTGGAATAATATTGTCGAGTTTGACCCATCGACACACAAGATTCGGTGCGAGTGCAACATGTTTGCATCGAGAGGTATTATTTGTTGTCACTGTCTTGCTGTTTACTTTTATTACGGAGTAGACAGAGTACCATCTTGCTATGTTCTCCCTCGATGGAGCAAGAATGTACAACGGAAACACACTTTCATTAAGAGTAGCCATGACGAGAAGCGATCAGATGAAAGCCACAGCTTATTTAGAAGACTGTGTACGCACTTCTTTAATGTGGCACAGGAATTCGTGACATGCGAAGAAGAGGCGGCCATGTTACATTTGGGTCTTGACGAGTTAAGGGCGAAGTTGGTTGATTATCGTGCGAACTTGGGGTCCAGAAGTGTTCCCAATACAGATAACAACATGGTGACACAGTCTGACCCAGCTTGTGTTGCAATAGAGATTCTAGGTCCCTCTAAGGTTGCAACAAAGGGTCGACCGAGACTGAAGAGGCGTGGATCTGAACTGGACACATCCATTAAGAGATCTATGCGAAGAAAGAAGAATAATCCACATCAG GAAAATAATGGAGCAATCAATCCAAACATAGTGGCGGTTCCTGCTCTGAGCACGAATGAATCACATGGAAATGGCGGGTTCTTGTCTTTGTTACACTCATTCCGACATAGTTAG